Sequence from the Pontibacter pudoricolor genome:
CGAAGAGGAAGGTGTGCTGGTAGCAGAGCAGATCGTTGGCCAGAAACCGCACATCAACTATAACCTGATACCGGGTGTGGTGTATACCTGGCCGGAAGTAGCAGGTGTTGGCTATACCGAAGAGCAACTGAAGGAGCAGGGCCGTGCTTACAAGTCGGGTTCGTTCCCGTTCAAAGCGTCTGGCCGTGCCAAGGCATCGATGGATACAGATGGTTTTGTAAAGGTGTTGGCGGATAAAAATACAGATGAGATACTGGGCGTGCATATGATCGGGCCACGTGCTGCAGATATGATCGCAGAGGCGGTGGTTGCCATGGAATTCCGTGCATCGGCAGAGGATATTGCCCGCATGAGCCATGCGCACCCGACCTATACCGAAGCCATGAAAGAGGCTTGCTTGGCGGCTACAGAAAACCGTGCGCTACACATCTAAGCAACTATAGCTAACTATAGATTAAAAGCGCCACTCTGTAAAGGGTGGCGCTTTTTAGTGCTGGCAACTATAGTTATTTCTTAGGTTTATCGATATGCCGGATAGCGGTTTTTAAATACTTGCCAGATGTACCTGAAGCATTGTTTAGCAACATAACTAAAAAACTTTCTCCCTCCCAGGCAACCTTTGCTAGAGTTACTCCATCTATTAGTCAAAGTCAGAAAGATAAACACATCAAATCTAACCACTATGACAAAACACGTACACCTGTTGCTTGCGCTGCTGTTATTGCCGCTGCTAACTATAGCACAAACCAAAGTGGCCGCATCCGAGATCATCGCTAAAATAAACCGCGGCGAAGCTGTAAACTATAAAAACGCCGAAATTACAGGTGACCTGGACCTGACAAAGCTGCAGAACATGAAGCTGAAGAAAGAGAAAGGCGACAACAACAGCACCAAAGAATACACCAGTACGGTAACGGCACCTGTCACTTTCGAGAACTGTACCTTTAATGGCAGCGTGCTGGGTTACTTTAACCCGGATAACGGCGTGAAGGTGGTAAAGTCATCTAACGAGGTTTATAATACCAATTTTGAAAAAGACGTGCGTTTTATAAACTGCACATTTGAAGGCGATGCGGCTTTTAAATACAGTGAGTTTAAGGGAAAGGTGTCGTTTGCAGGCAGTCGTTTTCAGGAAGAAGCTCTGTTTAAATACGCTAAGTTTAAAGAATCTGCAGATTTCAGCAAGGCGGCGTTTGAAGATGATGCCAACTTTAAATATGTAACCTTTCCGGCTGTTGCAAACTTTAAAAACGCGCAGTTTAACGAAGAAGCCAACTTTAAGTATGCAAAGTTTCAGAAGGGAGCAGACATGCAGCAGGCGGCGTTTAACGGAAATGCCGACTTTAAATACACCCAGTTCTCCGAATCAGCTAACATGAAAGGAACCAGCTTTAAGGGC
This genomic interval carries:
- a CDS encoding pentapeptide repeat-containing protein — its product is MTKHVHLLLALLLLPLLTIAQTKVAASEIIAKINRGEAVNYKNAEITGDLDLTKLQNMKLKKEKGDNNSTKEYTSTVTAPVTFENCTFNGSVLGYFNPDNGVKVVKSSNEVYNTNFEKDVRFINCTFEGDAAFKYSEFKGKVSFAGSRFQEEALFKYAKFKESADFSKAAFEDDANFKYVTFPAVANFKNAQFNEEANFKYAKFQKGADMQQAAFNGNADFKYTQFSESANMKGTSFKGSTDFKYTKLNNQSVTLSGLQARNK